From Aedes albopictus strain Foshan chromosome 1, AalbF5, whole genome shotgun sequence, one genomic window encodes:
- the LOC109397864 gene encoding dorsal-ventral patterning protein Sog (The sequence of the model RefSeq protein was modified relative to this genomic sequence to represent the inferred CDS: added 30 bases not found in genome assembly), which yields MYCIKCECVPVQKKRRIVARVQCRNIKNECPKPTCDEPILLPGRCCKTCPGDAYSPDIVQDLPQAVMPEEEERSKHFAALLTGRTSSILKRDDMKSMYSTVNPLNFVATGRFAFHKKNLYYSFYISEKAPRPRSIQFVDHQGNILEEHPLVIPAEGPFSVYQNATGKICGVWRTVPRDYRRLLRDDMMNVVLLWGGKHQAELAIAGPIGKYPALPQELFSSLLEPAPGTNPEQMNGAGGTAIVSTKSGVTSSIYLTIVLNGVFSPDDIADVPLNIRLEMQNKDQIVLEDTQRVRKPAHDINIIEVSSPLSVNDLRLLTRGKLTVVVESKRKPEALRIQGVIQTRVACEVFQTLLASHNPDSRTDTSGLAWMYLNKEGSLVYNVQTHNLHMNHNPVVTLIDDSAKRKADLETLNIDSSHITNTVDRMGPRVLEPLYSGDLAINVANDLNPNLIHGKFVTRPVADARDSNAPVLLKRMGSSAVPLHSVGMAWMAVDNECNLHYEVTLTSVPSSYHPVQLYLDELPIEAPNAPISQTFLEEFTGNYLEGFIMALPSAELAKLETSVIYLEIFSKSKNETILKAKVKSIKVPNHCTGHQYHDNDVQNNSIAPMAPNDNTVPTVETKCYHSSRFYDEGDMWHSALESCTMCSCVQKRVKCEQIRCPPLKCRKEDIVQKKGDCCPTCAGSKYSDDTRVAMPRGCKLGDQFHDAGSTWHPYLPPNGYDTCTVCTCDRASLEIKCPRTQCPPLNCSDKVAYRPDKKACCKVCPQIIERTKPVRTGNPDEMGDQGSSSGTLRSPQTILENGGCKYNANVYENGQEFHPILASHGEQKCVKCTCKDSKINCERKRCARSLCNRQHARKNATIDECCQCQKTGRHQHGRRRPNAQQQQQQQQHSKQPAQAAISVKS from the exons GTCCTGACATCGTCCAAGATCTTCCGCAAGCAGTGATGCCAGAAGAGGAGGAACGTAGCAAAC ATTTTGCCGCCCTCCTGACCGGTCGCACATCGTCCATCCTGAAGCGGGACGACATGAAGTCCATGTACTCAACGGTCAACCCGCTGAACTTCGTCGCCACCGGGAGATTCGCATTCCACAAGAAGAATCTCTACTACAGCTTCTACATCTCGGAGAAAGCGCCCCGTCCGCGGTCGATCCAGTTCGTCGACCATCAGGGTAACATCCTCGAAGAGCACCCGCTGGTGATACCGGCCGAGGGCCCCTTCAGCGTCTACCAGAACGCAACCGGTAAGATCTGCGGCGTGTGGCGGACCGTACCCCGTGACTACCGGCGTCTACTGCGCGACGACATGATGAACGTCGTCCTGCTTTGGGGTGGCAAACATCAAGCCGAACTGGCGATCGCTGGTCCGATCGGAAAGTATCCAGCATTACCGCAAGAGTTGTTCAGTTCCCTGTTGGAACCCGCACCGGGAACCAATCCGGAGCAGATGAACGGAGCTGGCGGCACGGCGATCGTGTCTACCAAGAGTGGCGTAACCTCGTCCATCTACCTGACCATCGTACTGAACGGCGTGTTTTCTCCCGACGACATCGCCGACGTTCCCTTGAACATCCGCCTGGAGATGCAAAACAAAGATCAAATCGTCCTGGAAGATACCCAACGCGTTAGGAAGCCAGCGCACGACATCAACATCATCGAGGTGTCCTCTCCGCTATCCGTGAACGATCTCCGCCTTCTGACGCGCGGCAAGCTCACGGTAGTCGTCGAATCCAAGCGCAAACCCGAAGCCCTGCGCATTCAAGGAGTGATCCAGACCCGCGTTGCCTGCGAGGTATTCCAAACCTTGTTGGCGTCACACAATCCAGACTCCCGGACCGACACCAGTGGCCTCGCTTGGATGTACCTCAACAAGGAAGGTTCCCTGGTCTACAACGTCCAAACTCACAACCTCCACATGAACCACAACCCGGTAGTGACGTTGATCGACGACAGCGCCAAGCGAAAGGCTGACCTCGAGACGCTCAACATCGACTCCAGCCACATCACCAACACCGTTGACCGGATGGGTCCTCGTGTGCTGGAACCGCTCTACTCCGGCGACCTCGCAATCAACGTCGCCAACGACCTGAACCCCAATCTGATCCACGGTAAATTCGTTACCCGACCGGTCGCAGATGCCAGGGACTCCAACGCTCCTGTCCTGCTGAAGCGCATGGGCAGCTCCGCTGTACCGCTGCACTCCGTCGGCATGGCTTGGATGGCCGTCGATAACGAATGCAACCTACACTACGAAGTGACACTGACCAGCGTCCCCAGCTCGTACCACCCGGTCCAGCTCTACCTGGATGAACTCCCCATCGAAGCCCCGAACGCCCCCATCAGCCAaactttcctggaagaattcaccgGAAACTACCTCGAAGGGTTCATCATGGCGCTGCCGTCGGCCGAGCTGGCCAAGCTGGAAACCAGTGTCATCTATCTGGAAATCTTCTCGAAATCGAAAAACGAAACCATCCTGAAGGCGAAGGTCAAGTCGATCAAGGTGCCGAACCACTGCACCGGCCACCAGTACCACGACAACGACGTCCAGAACAACTCGATCGCCCCGATGGCCCCCAACGACAACACCGTCCCGACGGTGGAAACGAAATGCTACCACTCGTCCCGCTTCTACGACGAAGGGGACATGTGGCACAGCGCCCTCGAGAGCTGCACCATGTGCTCGTGCGTGCAGAAGCGCGTCAAGTGCGAACAGATCCGCTGCCCGCCGCTCAAGTGCCGCAAGGAGGACATCGTCCAGAAGAAGGGCGACTGCTGCCCGACCTGCGCAG gttccaagtactcggacgacACCCGTGTCGCGATGCCTCGCGGCTGCAAGCTCGGCGACCAGTTCCACGACGCCGGTTCCACGTGGCATCCGTACCTGCCGCCGAACGGGTACGACACCTGCACCGTTTGCACCTGCGACCGGGCCTCGCTGGAGATCAAGTGCCCGCGGACGCAGTGCCCGCCGCTGAACTGCAGCGACAAGGTGGCCTACCGACCGGACAAAAAAGCCTGCTGCAAGGTGTGCCCTCAG ATCATCGAACGTACCAAACCGGTTCGCACCGGCAATCCGGACGAAATGGGCGACCAGGGCAGCAGCAGCGGAACGCTAAGATCTCCGCAAACCATCCTGGAGAACGGCGGCTGCAAGTACAATGCCAACGTGTACGAGAACGGACAGGAGTTCCATCCGATACTGGCTTCGCACGGGGAGCAGAAGTGCGTCAAGTGCACGTGCAAG GACAGCAAAATCAACTGCGAACGGAAGCGGTGCGCACGGTCGTTGTGCAACCGGCAGCACGCCCGCAAAAACGCCACCATCGACGAGTGCTGTCAGTGTCAAAAGACGGGCCGGCATCAGCACGGCCGAAGACGTCCCAAtgcgcagcagcagcaacaacaacagcagcatagCAAGCAACCAGCACAGGCGGCCATATCCGTAAAGAGTTGA